The proteins below are encoded in one region of Prosthecobacter dejongeii:
- a CDS encoding beta strand repeat-containing protein, with protein sequence MSLLAFLPRLTRQKLSPCGVSAPQLQAIELRRWRAMIHLPVFLAVLLPLSLQAYVVSGTYTGNGTSQTVSLGFQPSVVIVKDGTSGITTPAATPMQIRTSTMSLTKDMGQSTASSTTGTDRITAFTATGFTVGASLHVNNNGRTFHYLALSTTPGEIVVGTYTGNGVDNRNITGLGFQPDMVMTMYEGTANAVFRTVDMPTDKCLPWLDGPVLNGLQSFVADGFQVGTDASVNTNGTGYHYIACKHVTGKFITGTYIGNNLDRNITGLGFQPEAVFIRLMKDAAPQPTGGVKFGSTGTGNSTLLTTATNSTTNVITSLLADGFGLSGASNRVNWDTYPNYYFAFEREEAGSVVVPTVASPTSTAVTSNSATLGGSITATGGANATARGVVYALTSQNPNPEIGGANVTVLTESGSFSTGAFTRNATSLAASSGYSYKAYATNSAGTSYSSVGTFTTTAATATIIFNASTGISGSVVTDGQGGSNDVSNIALQFSAKGADGTTDLPMTYEPNIYPGANGIAGGYNSSSIQSVFKIKSSSTATNFTMSSIFIVDYGGVAGDLLRIEAFDDGVSAGFITYQVSGAPWYATVDLAGLGGTKFVDIDEVRITGNGGVNMYIAVNNVTISGVTTSASTTTVSSLVRANATPSNLNTVNWTLTFGSAVTGVTASNFTLGGTSTGAAVGTPSTANAGLSWTVPVTTGTDGTLLLRLDNDAGISSDVTTTLPFVGETYTVDKTAPDTSITANPALLTTSTSASFSFTGSDAGSGVASYQVKLDTASFATGTSPTAYTSLADGSHTFQVRAVDAAGNVDASPASYTWNSSAPITPEPVPTTLGDVVSAGSAPGEDGSTNIGDFGVLRRGGFLAENGHLAFPGTLEIGTGSPAVTLASSSGLWKTAGGNLFLLARSGTTVPDVAAAQFSTLPEVPGISAGGHVSFLGTLNIGTGGVTADNDTGLWSELGGTGLNLLLREDDDVPGLAGVKVAKFASGAYATATTGASTGQAAFSVTYKGSSTKTALLRASISGAVTTISVIATEGEDAPGTAVDFANLAGSYSDPGRMDSTGNFVFSAITTPGNKEGLWYQTVAGTTTKVIFSGETAPGTSGATFLKVYRPSIGSGGIIAFRASLNANGDNSTSTRNDGIWRGDAANPASLTCILRRGDDSSVVSNLPVGTRVGNPWGGWLTPSNRGAWKAWLDTNGDFTSAAPTDRHAIYTDLSGAMQLAVTVNDAAPGTAGATFSGFDLPVVGGDNQYAFIGNLAGGDTVPENNQGLWKSAPNGGALTLALRKGDAVATSEGSKTVSKIDLPGSLQTDRRWEQPVMDNTGRMVVYITFTDGSTSQIIVP encoded by the coding sequence ATGTCCCTGCTTGCTTTTCTTCCCCGTTTGACACGCCAGAAGCTGTCTCCCTGCGGTGTCTCTGCCCCCCAGCTCCAGGCCATTGAACTACGGCGGTGGAGAGCGATGATCCATCTGCCGGTCTTTTTAGCGGTCTTATTACCCCTGAGTCTCCAGGCCTACGTCGTTTCAGGCACCTACACGGGCAATGGAACGAGCCAGACGGTGTCTCTTGGTTTCCAGCCGAGTGTCGTGATCGTTAAAGACGGCACTTCAGGGATCACGACGCCTGCGGCGACGCCGATGCAGATCCGCACATCCACGATGAGTCTAACCAAAGATATGGGGCAAAGCACTGCCAGTTCCACCACCGGGACGGACCGCATCACGGCCTTCACAGCGACGGGATTCACGGTGGGGGCAAGCCTGCACGTGAATAACAACGGGCGTACTTTTCATTACTTGGCCTTGAGCACGACGCCGGGAGAGATTGTGGTGGGCACCTACACTGGCAACGGAGTGGACAACCGCAACATCACTGGACTGGGCTTTCAGCCGGACATGGTGATGACGATGTATGAGGGCACCGCGAATGCCGTCTTTCGCACAGTGGACATGCCTACCGATAAGTGCCTGCCATGGCTGGATGGGCCGGTGCTTAACGGTTTGCAAAGCTTCGTGGCGGATGGTTTCCAGGTGGGAACAGATGCCTCCGTGAATACCAATGGGACGGGTTATCACTACATCGCCTGCAAACATGTGACGGGCAAATTCATCACGGGCACCTACATCGGCAACAACCTGGATCGTAACATCACGGGTCTAGGTTTTCAGCCAGAGGCGGTCTTCATTCGCCTCATGAAAGACGCAGCACCGCAACCGACGGGGGGGGTGAAATTTGGCTCGACTGGCACAGGCAACTCGACGTTGCTGACGACCGCGACCAACAGCACCACGAACGTGATCACGAGTCTGCTGGCCGATGGGTTCGGGCTGAGTGGAGCCTCTAACCGTGTGAATTGGGATACCTACCCCAATTATTATTTCGCTTTTGAAAGGGAGGAGGCGGGCTCTGTCGTGGTCCCCACAGTGGCCTCGCCGACGAGCACGGCGGTGACGAGCAATAGCGCGACTCTCGGGGGCAGCATCACGGCCACGGGTGGGGCAAATGCCACGGCACGCGGGGTGGTGTATGCGCTGACTTCCCAGAATCCGAATCCGGAGATCGGTGGCGCGAATGTCACCGTGCTCACAGAGAGCGGCAGCTTCAGCACCGGGGCCTTCACGCGGAATGCCACCAGCCTGGCCGCGAGCAGTGGCTACAGCTACAAAGCCTACGCCACGAACAGCGCCGGCACCAGCTACAGCAGCGTGGGCACCTTCACCACCACAGCCGCTACGGCCACGATCATCTTCAACGCCTCCACGGGCATCTCCGGCTCGGTGGTGACGGATGGCCAAGGTGGCTCCAACGATGTATCAAACATCGCGCTGCAGTTTTCCGCCAAAGGGGCGGATGGGACGACGGACCTGCCGATGACTTACGAGCCCAATATCTATCCGGGGGCGAATGGCATCGCTGGGGGCTACAACAGCAGCAGCATCCAGTCGGTCTTCAAAATCAAAAGCTCTTCCACGGCCACCAACTTCACGATGAGTTCGATCTTCATCGTGGACTACGGTGGCGTGGCGGGGGATCTGCTGAGAATTGAGGCCTTTGACGATGGGGTGAGCGCGGGCTTCATCACTTATCAAGTCTCCGGTGCTCCGTGGTATGCCACGGTGGATCTGGCTGGACTGGGGGGAACGAAGTTCGTGGACATTGATGAAGTGCGCATCACGGGAAATGGCGGCGTCAATATGTACATCGCGGTGAACAATGTCACGATCTCAGGCGTCACCACTTCGGCCTCCACGACCACGGTTTCTTCTCTGGTACGGGCGAATGCGACGCCGAGCAATCTCAACACGGTGAACTGGACGCTCACCTTTGGCAGTGCCGTGACCGGGGTAACCGCCAGCAATTTCACCCTCGGCGGCACCAGCACCGGGGCTGCGGTGGGAACACCGAGCACGGCCAATGCGGGCCTGAGCTGGACGGTGCCCGTGACCACGGGCACGGATGGCACGCTGCTCCTGCGCTTGGACAATGATGCGGGCATCTCGTCCGATGTCACCACCACGCTGCCTTTTGTGGGTGAAACCTACACCGTGGATAAAACCGCGCCAGATACCAGCATCACAGCAAACCCGGCACTGCTGACGACCAGCACCAGTGCCAGCTTCAGCTTCACGGGCAGCGATGCAGGCAGTGGGGTGGCCAGTTATCAGGTGAAGCTGGATACCGCCAGTTTCGCCACAGGCACGAGCCCGACTGCCTACACCAGCCTGGCAGATGGCAGCCACACCTTCCAGGTGCGGGCGGTGGATGCGGCGGGCAATGTGGATGCCAGCCCGGCGAGCTACACGTGGAATTCCTCCGCCCCCATCACACCGGAGCCCGTGCCCACCACGCTGGGGGATGTCGTCTCGGCAGGCTCTGCACCGGGGGAAGATGGCAGCACGAACATCGGCGACTTTGGCGTCTTGCGCCGGGGTGGCTTCCTGGCGGAAAATGGGCACCTCGCCTTCCCAGGCACGCTGGAGATCGGCACGGGGAGCCCGGCGGTGACTTTGGCCAGTTCCTCAGGTCTGTGGAAGACGGCAGGGGGAAATTTATTTCTGCTCGCCCGCAGTGGCACCACGGTGCCGGATGTGGCAGCCGCTCAGTTTTCCACCTTGCCAGAGGTCCCAGGCATCAGCGCCGGGGGACATGTGAGTTTCCTGGGCACGCTGAACATCGGCACGGGCGGAGTGACCGCAGACAATGACACGGGCCTGTGGAGCGAGCTGGGCGGCACGGGACTGAATCTGCTGCTGCGTGAGGATGATGATGTGCCAGGCCTGGCCGGGGTGAAGGTGGCCAAATTTGCCTCCGGTGCCTACGCCACCGCCACCACGGGAGCCAGCACCGGGCAGGCCGCTTTCTCCGTGACCTACAAAGGCAGCAGCACTAAAACGGCGCTGCTGCGTGCCAGCATCAGCGGCGCGGTGACCACCATCAGCGTCATCGCTACGGAGGGTGAAGACGCCCCCGGAACGGCGGTGGACTTCGCCAACCTGGCGGGCAGCTACTCCGACCCCGGCCGCATGGATAGCACGGGGAACTTTGTCTTTTCCGCCATCACCACTCCCGGCAACAAAGAAGGCCTGTGGTATCAAACTGTGGCAGGAACGACCACGAAGGTGATCTTTTCCGGCGAGACCGCACCGGGCACCTCCGGAGCCACTTTCCTGAAAGTGTATCGCCCATCCATCGGCAGCGGGGGCATCATCGCCTTCCGTGCCTCTTTGAATGCCAATGGGGACAACAGCACCAGCACCCGCAATGACGGCATCTGGCGGGGAGATGCGGCCAACCCGGCTAGCCTGACCTGCATCCTGCGGCGGGGTGATGACAGCAGCGTGGTCTCCAACCTCCCCGTGGGAACCCGCGTGGGCAATCCCTGGGGCGGCTGGCTGACCCCTAGCAACCGTGGGGCCTGGAAAGCCTGGCTGGACACGAATGGCGACTTTACCAGCGCCGCACCGACGGATCGCCACGCCATCTACACTGACCTCTCCGGTGCCATGCAGCTCGCGGTGACCGTGAATGATGCCGCACCTGGCACGGCAGGGGCGACCTTCAGCGGCTTTGACCTCCCGGTGGTGGGTGGGGACAATCAGTACGCTTTCATCGGCAACCTCGCCGGCGGCGATACCGTGCCAGAGAATAACCAAGGCCTGTGGAAAAGTGCCCCGAATGGGGGCGCACTCACCCTAGCCCTGCGAAAAGGCGATGCCGTGGCCACGAGCGAAGGCAGCAAGACAGTCAGCAAGATTGACCTGCCAGGTTCTCTCCAGACGGACCGCCGCTGGGAACAGCCTGTCATGGATAACACCGGGCGCATGGTGGTTTACATCACCTTCACGGATGGCAGCACCAGCCAGATCATCGTGCCGTAA